One genomic region from Sphingobacteriales bacterium encodes:
- a CDS encoding DUF1304 domain-containing protein, whose amino-acid sequence MPAVTLLFAFLAALLHVLFFLMESVFYMNPKVHRNFGVKKIEDAQTLRLTMFNQGFYNLFLSAGIFAGMYLLTTEHVTVGKTLILFNCASMFLAAVVLFVSKPNMLKGVFIQGLCPLLALITYLLANKAIQL is encoded by the coding sequence ATGCCTGCTGTTACCCTGCTATTTGCCTTTCTCGCCGCTTTGCTGCACGTTCTGTTCTTTCTGATGGAAAGCGTGTTCTATATGAACCCGAAAGTGCACCGCAACTTTGGCGTAAAAAAAATCGAAGATGCCCAAACGCTCCGACTGACGATGTTCAACCAGGGTTTTTACAACCTGTTCCTGTCGGCGGGTATTTTTGCCGGAATGTATTTATTGACGACGGAACATGTCACCGTAGGCAAAACGCTCATTTTATTCAACTGCGCCAGCATGTTTCTGGCAGCTGTTGTCCTGTTTGTTTCCAAGCCCAACATGCTGAAAGGTGTTTTTATTCAGGGATTGTGCCCGCTCCTGGCGCTCATCACTTATTTGCTGGCAAATAAGGCGATACAGTTGTAG
- a CDS encoding response regulator transcription factor, with product MEKVKILLAEDDPNLGFIIKDNLTDKGYHVTHCVNGLDAERIIYKEKFDLYLLDVMMPKKDGFTLAQEIREKKDDTPIIFLTAREMQEDKLRGFIVGGDDYITKPFNFDELVMRMEAILKRTKSAEPEQKEFSIGKYILKVDELKLYKGSEIASLTKKEAALLEYLAKYINQPVKREDMLVKIWKDDSYFAGRSMDVYITKLRKYLKDDPNVEIQNVHGVGFKLMIKQ from the coding sequence ATGGAAAAGGTAAAAATATTATTGGCAGAAGACGATCCGAATCTGGGATTTATCATCAAAGATAACCTAACCGACAAAGGCTACCACGTGACGCATTGTGTTAACGGACTGGATGCCGAGCGTATTATTTATAAAGAAAAATTCGACTTATACTTACTGGATGTCATGATGCCGAAGAAAGACGGGTTTACCCTTGCACAGGAAATCCGGGAAAAGAAAGACGATACGCCTATTATTTTTCTGACCGCCCGTGAAATGCAGGAAGACAAACTAAGGGGTTTTATCGTTGGCGGTGATGACTATATCACCAAACCGTTTAACTTTGACGAACTGGTCATGCGGATGGAGGCCATCTTAAAACGCACCAAATCTGCTGAACCGGAACAAAAGGAATTTTCCATCGGGAAATATATCCTGAAAGTGGATGAACTAAAATTATATAAAGGGAGCGAGATTGCTTCACTTACCAAAAAAGAAGCCGCCCTGCTCGAATATCTCGCCAAATACATCAACCAACCTGTCAAACGGGAAGATATGCTGGTGAAAATATGGAAAGATGACAGCTACTTTGCCGGGAGGAGTATGGATGTGTACATCACCAAACTCCGTAAATATTTAAAAGACGACCCCAATGTGGAAATACAGAATGTTCACGGTGTAGGTTTTAAGTTGATGATTAAACAGTAA
- a CDS encoding TonB-dependent receptor produces the protein MKSFFLTAGILFSLIPVLKAQAEIIDTLPSVKLEEVVVVSKVLINYNKQSKPLSSLDEYLEKSSRVSMIKRGNYAWEPMVNNMSSERLLVTIDGMHIFGACTDKMDPITSYVDVSNLSEVNIFSGQEGSAYGPTIGGAIDLVRTKHDFCYPGWSGSVDLGYESNGNLFTTGVGIKYAHPTFFADVDFMYRDAGNYSAGKRTVVPFSQFTKYNTSVTLGAKLHAKHSLIGSFIFDNAKDVGYPALPMDVSLARAYIGTIEHTAENLNAFIEEWNTKVYFNTISHKMDDTKRPDVPIHMDMPGWSTTYGFYTRLKATKKKQEFGITLNAYYNQSKAEMTMYPENKEENIMFMYTWPDVRTIYTGVNFKDKISWKQRHVLNYSAGLGFHRNYIASDFGLNSLRIFYPGMNAGKNRFIMSAQTGYVFQKNGFEVSAGIGYGERAPSVSEGYGFYLFNSFDRYDYIGNPSLRNEKSIEVNGGATYKMNKFKANMTTSWFHIFDYIIGIPNTAFIHMTIGASGVREYKALKSVNIFNAELGLDYRPHPSWRTKAAFTYSVGRDYNNQNLPLIRPFSFRVSLAYKIKALDMELGVEGASQQYAYSKAYGEDKTPAYAVVNFSAGYMLLIQQHRLYLKFGIENIGDTHYSTYSDWNNIPRKGRNFFINLSFAFENRKKLQE, from the coding sequence ATGAAATCGTTTTTTCTTACAGCAGGTATATTGTTTTCTTTAATTCCGGTGCTGAAAGCTCAAGCCGAAATTATTGATACGCTGCCTTCCGTGAAATTGGAGGAAGTGGTGGTGGTGAGTAAGGTATTGATTAATTACAACAAACAATCCAAGCCCTTATCATCTTTGGATGAGTATTTGGAGAAATCGTCCAGGGTTTCGATGATTAAGCGCGGTAATTATGCATGGGAACCTATGGTCAACAATATGTCGTCAGAGCGCCTTCTGGTTACTATAGACGGCATGCATATCTTTGGCGCCTGCACCGATAAGATGGATCCGATTACCTCCTATGTGGATGTTTCCAATTTATCGGAGGTGAATATATTTTCCGGACAGGAAGGTTCTGCCTACGGTCCTACCATCGGAGGCGCCATCGATTTGGTAAGGACCAAACATGATTTCTGCTATCCGGGCTGGAGCGGGTCGGTAGATCTGGGATATGAATCCAACGGCAATCTATTTACTACCGGAGTCGGTATAAAATACGCACATCCAACCTTTTTTGCAGATGTTGATTTTATGTACCGGGATGCGGGTAATTATTCAGCAGGTAAAAGAACAGTTGTCCCTTTTTCACAGTTTACTAAATACAATACGTCGGTTACCTTAGGCGCTAAACTCCACGCCAAACACAGTCTTATCGGTTCATTTATCTTTGACAACGCCAAAGATGTGGGTTATCCGGCTTTGCCGATGGATGTCTCGCTTGCCCGCGCTTATATTGGAACGATTGAGCATACGGCGGAAAATCTGAATGCATTCATAGAAGAGTGGAATACGAAAGTATATTTTAATACCATCAGCCATAAGATGGACGATACGAAACGTCCGGACGTACCTATTCATATGGATATGCCGGGCTGGAGTACGACGTATGGCTTTTATACCCGGCTGAAAGCAACTAAGAAGAAACAGGAATTCGGCATTACATTGAATGCTTATTATAATCAGTCAAAGGCGGAGATGACGATGTATCCTGAGAATAAGGAGGAAAACATCATGTTTATGTATACCTGGCCGGATGTCAGAACCATCTATACCGGTGTCAACTTTAAAGACAAAATAAGCTGGAAGCAACGCCACGTGCTGAATTATTCTGCTGGTCTGGGTTTCCATAGAAATTATATTGCCAGTGATTTTGGATTAAACAGCCTGCGCATTTTTTACCCCGGAATGAATGCCGGCAAAAACAGGTTTATCATGAGTGCACAGACAGGTTATGTCTTTCAGAAAAATGGTTTCGAGGTATCTGCGGGAATAGGGTATGGAGAACGCGCACCTTCCGTTTCTGAAGGCTATGGATTTTATCTGTTTAACAGTTTTGACCGCTATGACTATATCGGCAATCCTTCTCTGCGAAATGAAAAGTCCATAGAAGTGAACGGTGGTGCGACGTATAAAATGAATAAGTTCAAGGCGAATATGACAACGTCCTGGTTTCATATTTTTGATTACATTATCGGTATTCCCAATACAGCCTTTATCCATATGACTATCGGTGCATCGGGGGTGAGGGAATATAAGGCACTCAAGTCGGTGAATATCTTTAATGCCGAGTTGGGATTGGATTATCGTCCTCATCCTTCGTGGAGAACCAAAGCGGCTTTTACCTATAGCGTGGGCAGGGATTATAACAATCAGAATCTGCCTTTAATCCGTCCTTTCAGTTTCAGGGTGAGCCTTGCTTATAAAATAAAGGCACTGGATATGGAACTGGGCGTGGAAGGAGCATCTCAGCAATATGCATACAGTAAAGCGTATGGGGAAGATAAAACTCCCGCTTATGCTGTTGTAAATTTCTCAGCCGGGTATATGTTATTGATACAGCAGCACCGTTTATACCTGAAATTTGGCATAGAAAATATCGGGGATACCCATTATTCTACCTATTCCGACTGGAATAACATTCCGAGGAAAGGCCGTAATTTCTTTATCAACCTGTCTTTCGCATTTGAAAACAGGAAGAAGCTGCAGGAGTAG
- a CDS encoding acyl-CoA dehydrogenase family protein produces MNKKATLYSDFIQSLPKLNNEFTDDLFLQDYLQTYLPADMLQAITPDLIQFGRRVVGDCIEWAREAETNPPVLTQFDAWGNRIDEIKVSQGWLNLERVAAEEGLVAIGYERSYQEHSRLYQFTKLYLYTASSAIYTCPLAMTDGAARLIEYYGDEELKADAFAALTSRNPARFKTSGQWMTERTGGSDVSRSMTFATPDGNGYLLRGHKWFTSAITADMAFTLASTEHSEPGRNATLSLFYLPIRDGNGKLNGIEVEALKDKLGTRALPTAQLNLTGVKAKMVGEKGKGVKTIATLFNVTRIYNTVSAVSYLRRAYALSKAYSSKRESFGQKIENHLLHRKSLREMEIAFQSNTMLALFLARLLGREDCRLASESEQSLLRLLTPIAKLYTARQAIQYASEHIEMFGGIGYLEDSGIPVMLRDVQTLSIWEGTTNVLSLDMLRAIEKENGLSAFQEFADGILSDIGISELEQQKRVLSAKVNTIVNFIKNTKNKDNRIAAARDIAFYIAEVTIALLWMDFLQSNSGKANYLNTLNYWLQYKMNDNSLQAAAQLELV; encoded by the coding sequence ATGAACAAGAAAGCTACTCTATATTCTGATTTTATTCAGTCGCTGCCCAAACTGAACAACGAATTTACCGATGACCTCTTTTTGCAGGATTACCTGCAGACATATCTGCCTGCAGACATGCTGCAGGCCATCACACCCGACCTGATACAGTTCGGAAGGCGGGTAGTCGGGGACTGCATCGAATGGGCGCGGGAAGCGGAAACCAATCCTCCCGTATTAACACAGTTTGACGCCTGGGGAAACCGGATTGATGAGATAAAGGTTTCACAAGGCTGGCTGAACCTGGAAAGAGTGGCCGCCGAAGAAGGACTGGTAGCCATCGGTTACGAACGCAGCTATCAGGAACATTCCCGTTTGTATCAGTTTACCAAATTATACCTGTACACGGCATCGTCCGCCATCTATACCTGCCCGCTGGCGATGACCGACGGTGCGGCAAGGCTGATAGAATATTACGGCGATGAGGAATTGAAAGCGGATGCTTTTGCTGCACTGACTTCCCGTAATCCGGCTCGGTTTAAGACAAGCGGGCAATGGATGACCGAGCGTACCGGCGGATCGGATGTGTCGCGCTCCATGACGTTCGCCACTCCGGACGGAAACGGATACCTCCTGAGAGGACATAAATGGTTCACCTCTGCCATCACCGCGGATATGGCGTTTACACTCGCCTCCACCGAGCATTCCGAACCGGGAAGAAATGCGACGCTTTCGCTGTTTTACCTTCCCATACGGGATGGAAACGGCAAGCTGAACGGCATAGAAGTGGAAGCGTTGAAAGATAAACTGGGAACACGCGCCCTGCCGACGGCTCAGCTGAACCTGACGGGTGTTAAGGCGAAAATGGTGGGCGAAAAAGGGAAAGGGGTTAAAACGATTGCCACCCTGTTCAATGTGACGAGGATCTACAATACGGTGAGTGCGGTTTCGTACCTGCGTAGAGCGTACGCCTTGAGCAAAGCTTACAGTTCTAAACGGGAATCGTTCGGACAAAAGATAGAGAATCATCTACTGCACCGAAAGAGCCTTCGTGAAATGGAAATTGCCTTTCAAAGCAATACGATGCTGGCGCTGTTTCTGGCACGTTTGCTAGGCAGGGAAGATTGCCGGTTGGCATCGGAATCGGAGCAGTCACTGTTACGCCTGCTGACACCGATTGCCAAACTCTATACCGCCAGGCAGGCCATACAGTACGCGTCGGAACATATTGAGATGTTTGGCGGCATCGGCTATCTCGAGGACAGCGGTATTCCTGTAATGCTGCGCGATGTGCAGACCCTCAGCATCTGGGAAGGCACCACCAATGTATTGTCGCTGGATATGCTGCGTGCCATCGAGAAAGAAAACGGCTTGTCTGCCTTTCAGGAATTTGCCGATGGCATCTTATCGGACATCGGGATTTCGGAACTGGAACAGCAAAAGAGAGTGCTGTCAGCAAAAGTAAACACCATAGTAAATTTCATTAAAAACACGAAAAACAAAGACAATAGGATTGCCGCAGCCAGGGATATTGCCTTTTATATCGCGGAAGTAACGATTGCATTGCTTTGGATGGATTTCCTGCAATCAAACAGCGGCAAAGCGAACTACCTGAATACGCTGAACTACTGGCTGCAGTATAAGATGAACGACAACTCACTGCAGGCTGCAGCACAACTGGAATTGGTGTAA
- a CDS encoding aspartate carbamoyltransferase catalytic subunit, which produces MNQLSSKHVIGIEHLNVDDIQLILKTATQFKDIINRPIKKVPTLRDITVANLFFENSTRTRISFELAQKRLSADIINFSSSSSSVKKGETLLDTVNNILSMKVDMIVMRHSSPGAAHYLSERIGAHIVNAGDGTHEHPTQALLDAYSMQEKIGDLKGKKIAIIGDIMHSRVALSNIFCLKKLGADVALCGPSTLIPKHIEALGVHISHNVDETLQWCEVANVLRIQLERQNTKYFPSLREYALYFGLNKQRLEKLQKEIVIMHPGPINRGVEITSDVADSEHSIILDQVENGVAVRMAVMYLLVNKQQADN; this is translated from the coding sequence ATGAATCAACTAAGTTCAAAGCACGTTATCGGGATAGAACATCTGAACGTAGATGACATTCAGTTGATTTTAAAAACCGCTACCCAGTTCAAAGACATCATCAACCGGCCGATAAAAAAGGTACCGACATTGCGGGATATTACGGTAGCCAATTTGTTTTTTGAAAATTCCACCAGGACACGCATCTCGTTTGAACTGGCCCAAAAGCGTCTGTCGGCGGATATCATCAATTTTTCTTCCTCTTCCTCTTCCGTCAAAAAAGGGGAGACTTTGCTCGATACGGTCAACAATATCCTGTCGATGAAGGTGGATATGATTGTGATGCGGCATTCCAGTCCGGGCGCTGCGCACTATCTGTCCGAACGCATCGGCGCACACATCGTGAACGCCGGCGACGGCACGCATGAACATCCTACACAGGCTTTGCTGGATGCGTATTCCATGCAGGAAAAAATCGGAGACCTGAAAGGAAAAAAAATCGCCATTATCGGTGATATCATGCATTCCAGAGTGGCTCTGTCGAATATCTTTTGCCTGAAAAAATTAGGCGCAGATGTGGCACTCTGTGGTCCATCCACCCTCATTCCAAAACATATTGAAGCGTTGGGTGTCCATATCTCTCACAATGTGGACGAGACCCTGCAGTGGTGTGAGGTGGCCAATGTGCTGCGCATACAGCTGGAACGCCAGAACACCAAATACTTTCCTTCCCTGCGGGAATATGCCTTATACTTCGGGTTAAATAAACAACGACTCGAAAAGCTGCAGAAAGAAATCGTCATCATGCATCCGGGACCTATCAACCGCGGCGTGGAGATTACGAGTGATGTGGCTGACAGCGAACATTCCATAATCCTGGATCAGGTGGAAAACGGCGTGGCTGTGAGAATGGCAGTGATGTACCTGCTTGTGAATAAACAACAGGCAGACAACTGA
- a CDS encoding glycyl-radical enzyme activating protein, which yields MKPLIFDIQRFSIHDGPGIRTVVFFKGCNLECPWCQNPESMALKPEIAYYPDNCMKNLDCMKVCEANAISVNGGLYIDRLKCTCCGKCEDVCVSDAIRIVGKEYSEDRVMQEILRDKDYYADSGGGVTFSGGEPTIHFDFLFRLLKLCKAQSIHTNIETNGYFSWDKFEWLLPYLDLIYFDLKILDQNKNKLLLSGDSSRIIGNAERLIQSHAPVEFRLPLIPGLTTDEVNLKTIVDLLKKYGIEKIHLLPYHNMGESKADKIESPLPGLNLNPLSTDELRGFQHFFEEENITTILYR from the coding sequence ATGAAACCGCTCATTTTTGACATTCAACGATTCTCTATTCACGACGGTCCCGGAATAAGGACGGTCGTTTTTTTTAAAGGCTGTAATCTGGAATGTCCCTGGTGCCAGAATCCTGAATCCATGGCGTTAAAGCCGGAGATAGCGTATTATCCGGATAACTGTATGAAAAACCTTGACTGTATGAAGGTCTGTGAGGCAAATGCCATCAGCGTCAACGGCGGTCTGTATATTGACAGATTAAAATGTACGTGCTGTGGCAAGTGCGAAGATGTCTGTGTTTCCGATGCTATCCGGATTGTAGGAAAAGAGTATTCTGAAGATAGGGTGATGCAGGAAATACTCCGTGATAAAGATTATTATGCGGATTCAGGAGGAGGTGTCACCTTTTCAGGTGGAGAACCAACGATTCATTTTGACTTTTTGTTCAGGCTGCTGAAATTATGCAAGGCACAGTCAATTCATACAAACATTGAAACCAACGGATATTTTTCATGGGATAAATTTGAATGGCTCTTACCGTATCTGGATTTGATTTATTTTGATTTGAAGATTCTGGATCAGAATAAGAATAAATTATTACTGTCTGGAGACAGCAGCAGAATCATTGGAAATGCGGAAAGATTGATTCAGTCACATGCGCCTGTAGAATTCCGTTTACCACTGATACCCGGTCTTACCACTGATGAAGTAAACCTCAAAACTATAGTCGATTTGCTGAAAAAGTACGGCATTGAAAAGATTCATTTACTGCCGTATCACAATATGGGGGAAAGTAAGGCAGATAAGATTGAAAGTCCGCTTCCCGGATTAAACCTGAACCCACTTTCTACCGATGAATTAAGAGGGTTTCAACACTTTTTTGAAGAAGAAAATATTACCACCATTTTATATCGTTAA
- a CDS encoding formate C-acetyltransferase/glycerol dehydratase family glycyl radical enzyme has product METTTIEIVDVQRNNTTVSGRLRRLHAAVEASHPSICAERAVLITEYFKKKENKEKPLVIQKAEALSYVLNRKSVKIYPDELIVGSTTSKRLAGPIYPELHGVAVLEDIFSFSTRNLNPLEITNAEKKALLKDVAPFWLTKFLAYKSFSMIELFGFVIDQLHPKFYLINETGGIGHFVPDYELLINLGLDGIIAKIKEQQKTLTADDTRNHLYNAMIIICEGVISMALKYADEAARMAEVEVDIVRKEELSQISKNLQNVPRKPASTFEEALQSVWMVHTALFLEGLDNGISFGRTDQYLYPFYTKDIETGVLTEQRAKELLGCFAVKSAEIIPVFSHAISECHGGFLSGQAMTIGGIDGDGKDVTNDLSYIILELMDEVRLRQPNYHARIHPGSPKRYVDKIVSNLLKGVNSPALFNDTVIIESLQKCGFSNQDAREYTTLGCVELGAPGKTFGSTDAALFNMPICLEMALNKGKLFNSMRMSGCKTADPETFKSIEDVKEAYLIQLQYKVDKLVGVLAPIELGNKKFHPTPFTSAMIDGCIEKGKDVTDGGAVYNFSGVQGVGITDVGDSLYAIHQLVFVKKKYTLVNLIKALKRNFDGNEKMRLDLLHADKFGNDISEVDQFSSWVANTFYSCFENKKNTRGGQFVAGYYSTTTHYSFGKYTAALPSGRKKGMPFSSGISPMNGADKKGPTALFNSITAIDYVRAHNGVNVNAKFDTATLKGEHGREILKSLMSTYFKKGGMQLQLNVLDTEMLKDAKLHPEKYTSLIVRVSGYSAYFNDLSPAMKDEIIQRSSLSC; this is encoded by the coding sequence ATGGAAACAACAACAATAGAAATAGTCGATGTACAACGAAACAATACAACTGTATCCGGCAGGCTCCGCCGGCTACATGCGGCCGTCGAGGCTTCACATCCTTCTATCTGTGCGGAACGAGCAGTTCTGATAACGGAATATTTTAAAAAAAAGGAGAATAAGGAAAAACCGTTAGTCATCCAAAAGGCAGAAGCGTTGTCGTATGTGCTGAACCGAAAGTCGGTGAAAATTTACCCCGATGAGTTAATAGTCGGCAGCACTACCTCCAAAAGGCTCGCAGGCCCTATATATCCGGAGTTGCACGGCGTTGCCGTATTGGAAGATATCTTCAGTTTCAGCACCAGGAATCTGAATCCGCTCGAAATTACGAATGCGGAAAAGAAGGCACTGTTAAAGGATGTTGCCCCTTTCTGGCTGACAAAATTTCTTGCATACAAATCATTCTCAATGATAGAGTTGTTTGGTTTCGTCATTGATCAGCTGCACCCTAAATTTTATCTGATCAACGAAACGGGCGGTATAGGCCATTTTGTGCCGGATTACGAATTGCTGATAAATCTGGGGCTGGATGGAATCATAGCAAAAATAAAGGAACAGCAAAAGACGCTGACAGCAGACGATACCAGAAACCATCTTTATAATGCCATGATTATAATTTGTGAAGGTGTAATTTCCATGGCTTTGAAATATGCCGATGAAGCAGCTCGTATGGCAGAAGTGGAAGTTGATATTGTTCGGAAAGAGGAGTTATCTCAGATTTCAAAAAACCTTCAAAATGTACCCAGAAAACCCGCTTCTACCTTTGAGGAAGCACTGCAGTCTGTCTGGATGGTGCATACCGCTTTGTTTTTGGAAGGCCTTGATAATGGCATCAGTTTTGGAAGAACCGATCAGTATCTTTATCCGTTTTATACAAAAGATATAGAAACGGGAGTTTTGACTGAGCAAAGAGCAAAAGAACTGCTGGGTTGTTTTGCCGTAAAAAGTGCTGAAATCATACCGGTGTTCAGCCATGCCATCAGTGAATGTCACGGAGGCTTTCTGAGCGGACAGGCTATGACCATAGGCGGTATCGATGGAGATGGTAAGGATGTGACCAATGATTTGTCATATATCATACTAGAGCTGATGGACGAAGTCAGATTGAGACAACCCAACTATCATGCACGCATCCATCCGGGTTCTCCGAAAAGGTATGTGGATAAGATTGTATCGAATCTTCTGAAAGGCGTCAACTCTCCGGCATTATTCAACGATACGGTCATTATAGAGAGTTTGCAGAAATGCGGCTTCTCGAATCAGGATGCACGCGAATACACTACATTGGGTTGTGTGGAGCTCGGTGCACCGGGTAAAACGTTTGGTTCCACCGATGCTGCCCTTTTCAATATGCCGATTTGCCTGGAGATGGCATTGAACAAAGGGAAACTTTTCAATAGTATGCGTATGTCTGGTTGCAAGACCGCAGACCCGGAAACATTCAAAAGCATTGAAGATGTAAAAGAGGCATACCTCATTCAACTCCAGTACAAGGTAGATAAATTAGTGGGTGTATTGGCGCCAATAGAGTTGGGAAACAAGAAATTTCATCCAACTCCGTTTACTTCCGCCATGATTGATGGTTGTATTGAAAAAGGTAAAGACGTTACGGACGGAGGTGCCGTCTACAATTTCAGCGGTGTGCAGGGCGTAGGGATTACAGATGTTGGGGACAGTTTATATGCCATACATCAACTGGTATTTGTAAAGAAGAAATACACGTTGGTCAATTTAATCAAGGCATTGAAGCGTAATTTCGACGGAAACGAAAAAATGAGACTAGACTTGCTGCATGCAGATAAATTTGGCAACGATATTTCGGAAGTGGATCAGTTCAGCAGCTGGGTGGCCAATACGTTCTACAGTTGCTTTGAAAATAAAAAAAATACACGGGGCGGTCAGTTTGTGGCCGGCTATTATTCTACCACCACCCACTACAGTTTTGGAAAATATACTGCCGCACTTCCCAGCGGAAGAAAGAAAGGAATGCCTTTTTCTTCAGGAATTTCGCCTATGAACGGTGCCGATAAAAAGGGTCCTACAGCGTTGTTTAATTCCATCACTGCGATTGATTATGTCAGGGCGCATAACGGGGTGAATGTGAACGCAAAATTTGATACGGCAACTCTGAAAGGAGAGCATGGCAGAGAAATTCTAAAAAGCCTTATGTCAACATATTTCAAGAAAGGTGGCATGCAGCTGCAGTTGAATGTACTGGATACGGAAATGCTGAAAGATGCCAAACTGCATCCTGAAAAATATACGTCACTGATCGTCCGGGTGTCGGGTTATTCGGCTTATTTCAATGACCTCTCTCCGGCTATGAAAGACGAAATCATACAGCGCAGCAGTTTAAGCTGCTGA
- the pyrR gene encoding bifunctional pyr operon transcriptional regulator/uracil phosphoribosyltransferase PyrR, which translates to MSDTILLNGKQIQLTIERLSREVIESINFQNTVIIGVQPRGVLLAEKIHQKILELTKIDIPFGKIDTTFHRDDFRRGKSLNAKVTEIDFLIEEKNVLLMDDVLFTGRTIRAALDALLSFGRPHKIELLVLIDRRFNRELPIQPDFMGDVVDTIEKVDVEVQWAEKDGEDRVVFIKAKE; encoded by the coding sequence ATGTCGGATACTATTCTTCTAAACGGGAAGCAGATTCAACTGACGATAGAGCGGTTGAGCAGAGAAGTTATCGAATCCATCAATTTTCAAAACACCGTCATTATCGGCGTACAGCCGAGAGGGGTGCTGTTGGCAGAAAAAATTCATCAGAAAATACTGGAACTGACCAAAATCGATATTCCGTTCGGAAAAATCGATACGACTTTTCACCGCGATGATTTCAGGCGCGGCAAATCGCTGAATGCGAAAGTGACGGAAATCGATTTCCTTATTGAGGAGAAAAATGTATTGCTGATGGATGATGTCTTGTTTACCGGCAGAACCATCCGCGCGGCGCTGGATGCGTTGCTGTCATTCGGAAGGCCCCATAAAATAGAATTACTGGTGCTGATAGACCGACGGTTTAACCGTGAGCTGCCAATTCAGCCCGACTTTATGGGCGATGTCGTGGATACGATTGAAAAAGTGGATGTGGAAGTGCAGTGGGCCGAAAAGGATGGAGAAGACAGAGTGGTTTTTATTAAAGCGAAAGAATAA
- a CDS encoding FkbM family methyltransferase produces MNLKTRFLNLFRRISRIPSIESKLAESIINGSKLSQKLIAGNQLYPKGSFRNCTRNNINYRVDISDYMEHAIYFGISDGGDFDRRVLYSLIKEDFVCFDVGANIGETTFNFSRLAPRGMIYSFEPVPFLFERLKTNFNLNHFHNISLQKLAVSDKKEELFFEIPDNKNSAGISLNKEKSSKSDVVYSITIDEFVRQHNIPTVDFIKIDVEGFENFVINGGVSTLIKFHPILFIEIDNKNLNKNETSEKQLLTQLQDKLGYVLYKVDGNRTIKITSIQDTNEHYDVLCIFEMN; encoded by the coding sequence ATGAATCTTAAAACACGCTTTTTAAACCTCTTCAGGCGAATCAGCCGGATACCTTCGATTGAAAGCAAATTAGCGGAAAGTATAATTAACGGCAGTAAATTATCCCAGAAACTGATTGCCGGCAACCAGCTTTATCCTAAAGGATCCTTCAGGAATTGTACCAGAAACAATATCAACTACCGTGTAGATATCAGTGATTACATGGAACATGCCATTTACTTCGGCATCTCCGACGGCGGTGACTTTGACCGACGGGTCTTATATAGTCTGATTAAGGAAGATTTCGTCTGTTTCGATGTGGGTGCAAACATTGGCGAAACCACCTTCAACTTCTCCCGGCTGGCACCCAGAGGAATGATATACAGTTTTGAACCGGTTCCCTTCTTATTTGAGCGTTTAAAAACCAATTTCAACCTCAACCACTTCCACAACATCTCCTTACAAAAACTGGCTGTCTCAGATAAAAAGGAAGAGTTATTTTTTGAGATTCCGGATAATAAAAACAGCGCAGGCATTTCTTTAAACAAGGAGAAATCATCCAAATCCGATGTCGTCTATTCCATCACCATTGATGAGTTTGTCCGGCAACACAACATCCCAACAGTTGACTTTATAAAAATAGATGTCGAAGGTTTTGAAAATTTCGTCATCAACGGTGGCGTCAGCACTCTTATAAAATTCCATCCGATTCTATTCATTGAAATCGACAACAAGAACCTGAATAAGAACGAAACCTCCGAAAAGCAACTGCTGACTCAATTACAGGATAAATTAGGATATGTGCTTTATAAGGTAGACGGCAACCGGACAATAAAGATCACATCCATTCAGGATACCAATGAGCATTATGATGTATTGTGTATTTTTGAAATGAATTAA